TTTACGAAAGCGTTTCCGCATTATTTTATTGGTTCCAATGCCGATCTGCCGATTGTCGGGGGATCGATCCTGACCCATGATCATTTTCAAGGGGGGCGCCATACATTCCCGATTGAAAAAGCAGGTGTGGACGGGGTGTATCATAATAAAACGTTTCCGCAGGTTACGGCAGGCATCGTGAACTGGCCGATGTCGGTGATCCGTTTTACGTCAGCGGATGCCGAGGAGCTGTTGGAGGCAGGAAATGCTGCTTTTGAAGCTTGGAAAGCTTACAACGATCCTGCAGCCGACGTCCTCTCTCATACAGAGCAGAAGGGGGAAACGGTTCCGCATAACACAGTGACGCCGATTGTGCGCCGGGATGCTGAAGGAAGGTTCCAGATGGATCTGGTGCTGCGCAACAACCGAACAAGTGATGAATACCCGGAAGGTATTTTTCATCCCCACCGTGAGATGCATCACATCAAAAAGGAAAATATCGGCCTGATCGAAGTGATGGGACTTGCCATATTACCGGGGCGGCTCAAGGAAGAGCTGGATGGAATTGCAGATATTTTGTGCGGGAACGATGAGCTGGCTGCTGCCATACAGGAGGAAGGACATCCACTGTTCAAGCATGCAGACTGGATTGATCAGTTAAACACGCGATTTGGTCGCTTGTCTGACAAGGAGACGGCTGTCCGTACCGTGCAAAATGAAGTTGGACTGAAATTCAGCGAAATTCTGGAGCATGCAGGAGTGTATAAACGGAATTCGTCCGGTCAGCAGGCCTTTGGCCGTTTTATGCAACAATTGGGATATACCCTGGGAGAATAAAATCAATTGCACGGCGCATAATACATTACGAGAACCCTCCCAAGATATGACATGGAACCATGCTCCTTTACAGAGTGTGGTTTTTTTTCTGAAAAGAATGCTGATTTGTTTCCTGTAACTGATAAGGTTATAATAGAGTAGTTTCTTAACATTAAACTTTAGAAAATATTGGAGGCGAGCGTTTGCGATGAAAGCATTTGAATTTTATAATCCGACACAATTGATCTTCGGTAAAGGGCAATTGGAAGCTCTCAAGCGTGAAGTTCCCAAATATGGTAAACGTGTATTGCTTGTATATGGCGGTGGCAGTATTAAGCGCAGCGGTTTGTACGATAATGTAATAAGTTTGCTTGGTGAAATTGGCGCAGAGGTAACGGAACTGGCAGGTGTAGAACCAAATCCTCGCTTGTCCACCGTACATAAAGGCGTGGAATTGTGTAAAACACATCAAATCGATCTTGTATTGGCTGTGGGTGGCGGTAGTGTGCTGGATTGTTCCAAAGCTATCGCTGTCGGCGCAAAATATGATGGCGACATGTGGGATTTTGCGGAGCGTAAAGCGGCTGCAAAGGCGGCATTGCCATTAGGTACAGTGCTGACGATGGCAGCAACCGGTTCCGAAATGAACGCAGGTTCTGTCATTACGAACGAAAAAACACAGGAGAAATTGGGATGGGGCAGCGTATATGCGTTCCCTGCGTTTTCCATTCTTGATCCGGTGAACACGTACTCTCTGCCGCGAGATCAAACCGTTTACGGAATTGTGGATATGATGTCACATACGCTGGAGCATTATTTCCATTTGGAATCCAATACTCCGGTTCAACTGGGCTGGTGTGAAACGCTTTTGCGTACGGTTATTGATGCTGCTCCGGGTCTGGTTGACAATCTGGAAAACTACGAGTTGCGCGAAACGATTATGTATTGTGGTACGATGGCGCTAAACGGCTTCCTGAACATGGGGCTGACAGGTGACTGGGCTACTCATAATATTGAGCATGCTGTGTCTGCTGTGTATGATATTCCACATGGCGGAGGATTGGCTATTCTGTTCCCGAACTGGATGAAGCATAATCTGCATGTGAAGCCTGAACGCTTCAAGCAACTGGCTGTGAATGTATTCCATGTGAACCCGGAAGGCAAGAGTGATGAAGAAGTAGCGTTGGAAGGTATTCAGGCCTTGCGTGATTTCTGGAACTCGATTGGTGCGCCGAGCCGTCTGGCAGATTACGATATTGATGCTTCCAAAATCGATGTTATGGCGGATAAAGCTGTGAAATTTGGAGCTTTCGGTGGCTTTAACAAGCTCAATCGCGAAGATGTAGTGGCAATTTACAACGCTTCCCTGTAACTCGGTTTCGGATCACTTTAAGCACGTTTGTACGTCATTTGACGTAGGGACGTGCTTTTTTTGGGTTTCATGTAAGGTATAGGAGGAAAATTTTGAAACTTTTTCAGGTTGAATACGTAAACATATTTATAGGCTGGAAACCAGACTGAAAAGGTGCATGGAAGGAGGAGTCGCATGGAAACCATATTTTGGTGGTTATTGGCAGGGGGCGCTATCTTTACGGTGGTCAGTGTACTGATCGGGGATGTACTCGGAAGCTGGCTGGATGGGGCGTTGGAGCTGCCGGGCCTTGATTGGTTCAGACCTGTCGTTTTGCTTGGAGCCATGACTGCTTTTGGCGGGGCTGGTGTACTATTGACGAAATATACAGGGCTAAGCACGGGCTGGGTCGTTGTGCTTGCTTTTTGTGTTGCATTTGTCATTGGAGTACTCGTGTTTTTTGCGTTTATCAAGCCGATGGCGAACTCGGAGGTATCCAGCGGCTTCTCTATGCGTGAGCTGACTGGCAGGATCGGTGAGGTCACCATTCCGGTACCGGAGGTTGGTTACGGGGAGGTTATGATCCGCTTTGGTGCAAGCAACACCATACATACGGCATCGAGCTTTGATCACAAGCCGCTGGCTGCGGGGACCCGTATTGTCGTGGTTGAGGTCGCAGAGGGCGTCGTCCACGTAGCATACCTGGACACATAGACGGCGCATTCGCTTAACTTGAAGGGAGCGTGAACGGGAGTGTCAAATTTGCAGGATGTTATACTGGTCCCGGGAATTGTTGTCATCGTTATTGTCATATTAGGGATCGCTTTTTGGGCCCGCTACAAAACGGTAGGACCGGATGAAGGGATGATCGTGACGGGTTCTTTTCTGGGAAGCAAAAATATTTCCGAGGATGAATCCGGTCGCAAAATTAAAATTGTGCGCGGTGGCGGGGCCTTTATCTGGCCTATTTTTCAGCAATCTGAATTTATTTCTCTTTTGTCCCACAAACTGGATGTAACCACACCGGAAGTATATACGGAGCAAGGGGTTCCGGTGATTGCTGACGGTGTAGCCATTATTAAGGTCGGCAGTGCCATTGAGGATGTAGCGACAGCAGCGGAACAATTTATCGGGAAGCCTTTGGAGGCTCTCAAGGGAGAGGCCCAGGAAGTGCTGGAAGGGCATTTGCGTGCAATTCTCGGCTCGATGACAGTGGAGGAAGTGTACCGTAATCGGGACCGATTCGCACAGGAAGTACAGGGCGTAGCTGCTCGCGATCTGAAAAAGATGGGGCTGCAAATTGTGTCATTCACCATCAAGGATGTACGTGACAAACATGGATATCTGGATGCGCTCGGTAAGCCGAGAATTGCTGCTGTAAAACGGGATGCAGAAATTGCAGAAGCCGAGGCTGTGCGGGATGCCCGAATTCAGAAGGCCCGTGCAGAACAGGAAGGCCAGAAGGCTGAGCTGCTGCGGGACACGAATATTGCCGAGGCAGCCAAGGAGAAGGAGCTGAAAGTGGCTGCGTTTAAGAAAGAGCAGGATACAGCCAAGGCCGACGCTGATCAGGCTTATCATATCCAGGAGGCTCGTGCCAAGCAAACTGCTGTTGAGGAGCAGATGAAGGTCGAACTGGTCCGCAAGGAGCGGGAGATTGATCTTCAAACCAAGGAAATTCAGGTTCGTGAAAAGCAATATGATGCGGAAGTGAAAAAGAAGGCGGAAGCCGATCGGTATGCCGTAGAGCAGGCTGCGGAAGCGGACAAATCGCGTAAAATGCGCGAGGCAGAATCGCTGCAATACTCGATTGAGACACAGGCTAAAGCATCAGCTGAGCAAAAACGCCTGAACGGGCAAGCCGAAGCGGATGCGGAACGCGCAAAGGGGACGGCGGACGCAGACGTCATCCGTTTGCGTGGTTTGGCAGAAGCGGAGGCCAAGGAGAAACTGGCGGAGGCGTTCCAGAAATTTGGAGAGGCAGCCGTGCTCGATATTATCGTGAAAATGCTGCCTGATCTGGCTGGCCGTATTGCTGAACCGATAGCGTCCATTGATAAACTGACGGTGGTTGATACAGGCAAAGGAGAAGGAGCAGCACGTGTCAGCAATTATGTCACAGAGTTGATGTCCACGGCTCCAGAGATGCTTAAGAGTGTATCCGGTATCGATGTGGAGCAGTTAATTAAGGGACTGACCGCTGGGAAAAATGGACTTCATGCTGTACCATCTGCTGGAGAAGCTGATAAGCTGCATATCCATGCCCCGGTTGAGGTAGCTCCAACAGATCAAAAATAATCGCAATTCTTCGGGGAGCAGTTGCTCCTGAAGAGAAGCAAAAAGACCGCTTTTCATCACAGCTTTTCCCAGCAATTGTGATGAAAAGCGTTTTCTTTTTATTGACCTTTAGCGGAATATTTGTTACTTTAACGTGGATTCCTCTGAGCAGCATGCTATAATTCTTAGGATCAAGGTTCTGATAAAAAGAGGTGCGGATGTGAGCAGCCTACAAGTGGCGAAAGCGCTGAATAACAATGTGATTATAGGAATGCATCCCGAACATGATGAGGTTGTCGTGATTGGAAAAGGAATCGGTTTCAATCGCAAAGCCGGCGATCTTATAACGTTGGATTCAGTTGAAAAATTATTTATATTAAAAAGCCATGAAGAGCAGGAGCAATACAAGCGATTGCTGCCTGAGCTGGATGAAAAGCTCATTGAGGTCATCGGTGAGGTGCTTCATCTTGTTCAGCTTCAAGCGAAGAAGCCTTTGAATGAGCACATACTAATTGCTTTAACCGACCACATCGCTTTTTCCATCAAACGTCAGAAACAGGGGATTACGATTCATAATCCGTTTCTGTACGAAACCAGGGAAATCTATCCCCAGGAATACAAGATGGCTGAACAAGCTGTGACATTAATCAGGGAAAAGATGGACGTGGATTTGGGAGAAGATGAGATCGGATTTGTGGCCCTGCATATTTATAGTGCCATGACCAACCAGCATATTTCCGAGGTTAGGAAGGATTCACGTCTGATAGCAGATATGGTTCAGGTAGTCGAGAATACCCTCGATTATCGTATTCCTCTCCTGTCTCTCGATTATTCCCGTCTGCTGACTCATCTGAGATTTGCCATTGAGCGTGTGCGCCGGGGTGAAATTGTGCAGGAGATTTATCGTTTGGACAAGCTTTTGAATGAGGAGTATCCGGAAATGTACATGCTGGCCTGGAAGCTCACAAAAATTATGGAGAAAAGGCTCCGTAAGCCTGTGTATCCGGCTGAGGTCAGCTATTTGACGATGCATCTGCAGCGGTTGTCCCAACGCAAAGAGCAGGAAGAATAACCATGATAAAGCCGAGAAATAAAAAAGTATTGCCTCACTTTTAGCAGGATGCTATAATCAATTCTGTAATGAGCAAGACAACAATTGAACATTTAACGTGTTACTGATTCGATCAGGCATGAGTTGTTTTAAGTTATGATTGTTTACAGCCTACTGGGGTAAGCTATATCCCAAGGTTGTGTTCAAACATACTTAAATCGGCTCATGCCTTTTTTGTTGTTTTGCCTCTGTATTCTAAATTTTTTAGAGAAGGAAGTGGAACGTATGTTTAAAAAGCTTTTCGGCGTTTTACAGCGTGTCGGCAAAGCTTTGATGCTTCCTGTAGCTATTTTGCCAGCTGCGGGACTTTTATTGGGGATTGGTAACATGCTGGTCAACCCTGATTTTCTCCAGTACATTCCTGCATTAAATGCGGGCTGGGTACAATCAGTTGCGACGATCATGATGAATGCCGGTCAAATCGTTTTTGATAATCTGGCATTGTTGTTTGCAGTCGGCGTAGCCGTCGGTCTGGCAGGCGGTGAGGGTGTAGCAGGTTTGGCTGCGATCATCGGTTACCTTGTAATGAATATTACACTGGGAACAGCCGTTGGTGTCACACCAGGCCTGATTGCCCAAAAAATCCCTGGCTATGCCAATGTATTGGGGATTCCAACGCTGCAAACAGGGGTATTCGGCGGGATTATCATCGGTATTCTGGCCGCGTCTATGTACAACCGCTTTTTCAAAATTGAGTTGCCTTCATATCTGGGCTTTTTCGCAGGCAAGCGCTTTGTTCCGATTGCAACGGCATTATCCTCGTTGCTGGTTGGACTACTGTTGGTCATTGTATGGCCTCCGGTACAGCACGGACTGAACACCGTATCTCACTTCATGGTTGATTCTAATCCGACACTGGCCGCTTTCATTTTTGGGGTCATTGAACGTGCGCTTATTCCATTCGGTTTGCATCATATCTGGTATTCACCGTTTTGGTTTGAGTTCGGCGAATATGTTAACAAAGCAGGTCAAACGATTCATGGTGATCAGCAAATCTTCTTTAACCAGCTTCGCGACGGAGTAGCCCTGACAGCAAGTACGTTCCAAGTAGGTAAATTCCCGTTCATGATGTTCGGTCTGCCAGCTGCTGCGCTTGCGATGTACCATGAAGCAAGACCTGAGCACAAAAAATATGTAGCAGGTATTATGGGTTCCGCAGCTTTGACTTCGTTCCTGACAGGGATTACGGAGCCGCTGGAATTCTCCTTCCTGTTCGTTGCTCCACTGTTGTTCGCAGTTCACTGTATATTTGCGGGCTTGTCATTTATGACCATGCAAATTTTGAATGTTAAAATCGGCATGACGTTCTCGGGCGGATTTATTGACTTCTTGATTTTCGGGATTATTCCAACTCGTACGCCTTGGTGGTATGTCATCATCGTCGGTCTGATTTTGGCGGTAATTTACTACTTCGGATTCCGATTCATCATACGGAAGTTCAACCTGAAAACACCAGGCCGTGAAGAAGCTACAGACAATGTGGATGGCGTTGCAACCGGAAGTAGTGATGATCTGCCACACAACATTTTGGCCGCTTTCGGTGGTTCATCCAATATCAAGCATCTGGATGCTTGTATTACACGTCTTCGGATCGAGGTTAATGAGAAATCGAACGTTGACAAAGCCCGTTTGAAACAGCTTGGCGCATCGGGTGTTCTTGAAGTCGGCAATAACGTACAGGCGATTTTCGGTACACGTTCCGATACGATTAAAACTCAAATGGCTGATATCATGGCGGGACGTACGCCTGCACCTGCTCCTGCACAACCAGCTCCACAAGAGGAAAAGGAAGCCGGAGAACAAAAGCAAGCGATTATTGTGGAAGATATCGTAATGCCAGTTAATGGCGAACTGGTTGATATTTCGACCGTTCCCGATCCGGTATTTGCAGAGCGTATGACAGGTGACGGTTTTGCAGTCGTGCCAAATGATGGAACGATTGTATCCCCTGTTTATGGTAAAGTCTTCAATGTATTCCCAAGCAAGCATGCGATTGGCATTCAATCGGATGGCGGTAAAGAAGTGCTTGTTCATATCGGAGTGAACACAGTGAAGCTGAAAGGACAAGGATTTGACGTTTTGGTGAACGAAGGCGATCTTGTGTCAGCAGGTCAGCCAATCATGAAAATTGATCTGGAATACGTGAAAGCAAACGCTAAATCCATCATTTCACCTGTCATTTTTACTAACCTTCCAGAAGGTTCTTCGATAACTTTAAACAAAACAGGAGTATTGAAGGCTGGCGAAGATGGTATAATTACGATAAAATAAACTCTATGTGTTTCGGTTTAATGATTAGGCGGCTTAGTCCGTCTGATCATTGCCCGGTTTCACTGCACGTATTATACTGCGTGTAAACAAATATATTTTTAGAAAAGTGGGAGGAACAAATCTATGCAAACAACTTTCAGAATTACAGATGAAGATGGTATCCATGCACGTCCTGCAACTGCGCTGGTAAATACAGCTAACAAATTCAGCGGTGCTGAATCTTTTGCCGAAGCTAATGGTAAAAAAGTAACTTTGAAATCCATTCTGGGTGTATTGTCCCTGGGTCTGGAGCAAGGTGATATCATCAATATCATCTGTGAAGGTGCTGAAGCTGCTGAAGCTTTGAAAGCTCTTGAAAATGTAATCGTTAACGAAGGGCTGGGCGAAGTTCATGCTTAAGATCTCCGGGATTGCCGCTTCGGCAGGCATTGCTATTGCCCGGGCGTTTATTTTGGAGCATCCGAATTACGCTGTAGAGAGACGCGCGGTTGGTGATGTTGAAGCTGAAATCGCAAGATTGGATGCGGCTTTGGCAGAATCTCAAACTGAATTGGAAACGATTAAGGAGAAAACATTAAAGGAACTGGGCGAGAAAAAAGCAGAAATCTTTGCTTCTCACCTGTTGATCCTGAATGATCCGGAACTGATCGATCCAGTAAAAGCTAAAATCAAAGATGAGCAGCTTAATGCTGACTATGCTTTGGATGAAGTAGCTACACAGTTTATTTCCATGTTTGAAAACATGAAAAGTGCATATTTGCAAGAACGCGCGTCTGACATGCGTGATGTAACCAAACGGGTGCTCAATCATCTGCTTGGTGTTCATTTTGTCAGCCCTGCAGAAATTGCCGAAGAAACGATTGTACTTGCAGAAGATTTGACACCTTCCGACACAGCTCAGCTGAATCGTGAATTTGTTAAAGGCTTTGCAACGAATATCGGTGGACGTACTTCGCACTCGGCTATCATGGCTCGCTCACTTGAAATTCCTGCGGTTGTAGGAACCAAAAATATATTGTCCCAAGCTAAAAGCGGGGATTTGATTATCGTTGATGGTCTGGATGGACACGTATTCGTGAATCCTTCTGAAGAGATCATTGCAGAATACCGTGCTAAACAAGTGGCATACGACAAGCAGCGCGAAGAGTGGCGAAAGCTGCGCGGCGAAGCTACAGTTTCTGTCGATGGTGTCCATGTCGAATTGGCAGCCAATATCGGTACGCCTAACGACGTAGCCGGTGTTCTGGATAACGGTGGTGAAGGCGTCGGCTTGTATCGTACAGAATTCTTGTATATGGGACGCGATAAGCTTCCATCTGAAGAAGTACAATACACAGCATACAAAACCGTTCTGGAAAAAATGGAAGGCAAACCGGTTGTAGTCCGCACGTTGGACATCGGTGGCGACAAAGAACTTCCTTATCTGGATCTGCCAAAAGAAATGAATCCGTTCCTCGGATTCCGTGCAATTCGTCTGTGTCTGGATCGTCAGGATATTTTCCGTACTCAATTGCGTGCTTTGTTGCGGGCAAGTGTACACGGTAACCTGCGCATCATGTTCCCGATGATTGCTACGCTGAACGAATTCCGTGAAGCAAAAGCTGTTTTGCTGGAGGAAAAGGAAAAGCTGGTGGCCGAAGGTGTAGCCGTATCTGAAGAAATTCAGCTGGGCATCATGGTAGAAATTCCTTCTACAGCGGTATTGGCTGACCAATTCGCCAAAGAAGTTGATTTCTTCAGTATCGGTACGAATGACCTGATCCAATACACAATGGCTGCAGACCGTATGAACGAACGCGTGTCTTACTTGTATCAACCATACAATCCATCCATTCTGCGTTTGGTGAAAATGGTTATCGATGCGGCTCATCGTGAAGGACGTTGGGCTGGTATGTGTGGCGAAATGGCAGGGGATGCGACAGCAATTCCGTTGCTGCTGGGACTGGGACTCGATGAGTTCAGCATGAGCGCAACTTCCATTCTGCCAGCACGCAGTCTAATCTCCAAATTGTCTCGTGCGGATATGGAAAAACTGGCTGCCAAAGCTTTGGACATGCAAACAGCCGAACAGGTTGTTGAATTGGTTCAAAGTATTGAAGGCTAAGGGTATCACATTTTTAAGGG
This DNA window, taken from Paenibacillus kribbensis, encodes the following:
- a CDS encoding iron-containing alcohol dehydrogenase produces the protein MKAFEFYNPTQLIFGKGQLEALKREVPKYGKRVLLVYGGGSIKRSGLYDNVISLLGEIGAEVTELAGVEPNPRLSTVHKGVELCKTHQIDLVLAVGGGSVLDCSKAIAVGAKYDGDMWDFAERKAAAKAALPLGTVLTMAATGSEMNAGSVITNEKTQEKLGWGSVYAFPAFSILDPVNTYSLPRDQTVYGIVDMMSHTLEHYFHLESNTPVQLGWCETLLRTVIDAAPGLVDNLENYELRETIMYCGTMALNGFLNMGLTGDWATHNIEHAVSAVYDIPHGGGLAILFPNWMKHNLHVKPERFKQLAVNVFHVNPEGKSDEEVALEGIQALRDFWNSIGAPSRLADYDIDASKIDVMADKAVKFGAFGGFNKLNREDVVAIYNASL
- a CDS encoding protease; the protein is METIFWWLLAGGAIFTVVSVLIGDVLGSWLDGALELPGLDWFRPVVLLGAMTAFGGAGVLLTKYTGLSTGWVVVLAFCVAFVIGVLVFFAFIKPMANSEVSSGFSMRELTGRIGEVTIPVPEVGYGEVMIRFGASNTIHTASSFDHKPLAAGTRIVVVEVAEGVVHVAYLDT
- a CDS encoding flotillin family protein; this encodes MQDVILVPGIVVIVIVILGIAFWARYKTVGPDEGMIVTGSFLGSKNISEDESGRKIKIVRGGGAFIWPIFQQSEFISLLSHKLDVTTPEVYTEQGVPVIADGVAIIKVGSAIEDVATAAEQFIGKPLEALKGEAQEVLEGHLRAILGSMTVEEVYRNRDRFAQEVQGVAARDLKKMGLQIVSFTIKDVRDKHGYLDALGKPRIAAVKRDAEIAEAEAVRDARIQKARAEQEGQKAELLRDTNIAEAAKEKELKVAAFKKEQDTAKADADQAYHIQEARAKQTAVEEQMKVELVRKEREIDLQTKEIQVREKQYDAEVKKKAEADRYAVEQAAEADKSRKMREAESLQYSIETQAKASAEQKRLNGQAEADAERAKGTADADVIRLRGLAEAEAKEKLAEAFQKFGEAAVLDIIVKMLPDLAGRIAEPIASIDKLTVVDTGKGEGAARVSNYVTELMSTAPEMLKSVSGIDVEQLIKGLTAGKNGLHAVPSAGEADKLHIHAPVEVAPTDQK
- the glcT gene encoding glucose PTS transporter transcription antiterminator GlcT, which produces MSSLQVAKALNNNVIIGMHPEHDEVVVIGKGIGFNRKAGDLITLDSVEKLFILKSHEEQEQYKRLLPELDEKLIEVIGEVLHLVQLQAKKPLNEHILIALTDHIAFSIKRQKQGITIHNPFLYETREIYPQEYKMAEQAVTLIREKMDVDLGEDEIGFVALHIYSAMTNQHISEVRKDSRLIADMVQVVENTLDYRIPLLSLDYSRLLTHLRFAIERVRRGEIVQEIYRLDKLLNEEYPEMYMLAWKLTKIMEKRLRKPVYPAEVSYLTMHLQRLSQRKEQEE
- the ptsG gene encoding glucose-specific PTS transporter subunit IIBC, which produces MFKKLFGVLQRVGKALMLPVAILPAAGLLLGIGNMLVNPDFLQYIPALNAGWVQSVATIMMNAGQIVFDNLALLFAVGVAVGLAGGEGVAGLAAIIGYLVMNITLGTAVGVTPGLIAQKIPGYANVLGIPTLQTGVFGGIIIGILAASMYNRFFKIELPSYLGFFAGKRFVPIATALSSLLVGLLLVIVWPPVQHGLNTVSHFMVDSNPTLAAFIFGVIERALIPFGLHHIWYSPFWFEFGEYVNKAGQTIHGDQQIFFNQLRDGVALTASTFQVGKFPFMMFGLPAAALAMYHEARPEHKKYVAGIMGSAALTSFLTGITEPLEFSFLFVAPLLFAVHCIFAGLSFMTMQILNVKIGMTFSGGFIDFLIFGIIPTRTPWWYVIIVGLILAVIYYFGFRFIIRKFNLKTPGREEATDNVDGVATGSSDDLPHNILAAFGGSSNIKHLDACITRLRIEVNEKSNVDKARLKQLGASGVLEVGNNVQAIFGTRSDTIKTQMADIMAGRTPAPAPAQPAPQEEKEAGEQKQAIIVEDIVMPVNGELVDISTVPDPVFAERMTGDGFAVVPNDGTIVSPVYGKVFNVFPSKHAIGIQSDGGKEVLVHIGVNTVKLKGQGFDVLVNEGDLVSAGQPIMKIDLEYVKANAKSIISPVIFTNLPEGSSITLNKTGVLKAGEDGIITIK
- a CDS encoding HPr family phosphocarrier protein, producing MQTTFRITDEDGIHARPATALVNTANKFSGAESFAEANGKKVTLKSILGVLSLGLEQGDIINIICEGAEAAEALKALENVIVNEGLGEVHA
- the ptsP gene encoding phosphoenolpyruvate--protein phosphotransferase, which codes for MLKISGIAASAGIAIARAFILEHPNYAVERRAVGDVEAEIARLDAALAESQTELETIKEKTLKELGEKKAEIFASHLLILNDPELIDPVKAKIKDEQLNADYALDEVATQFISMFENMKSAYLQERASDMRDVTKRVLNHLLGVHFVSPAEIAEETIVLAEDLTPSDTAQLNREFVKGFATNIGGRTSHSAIMARSLEIPAVVGTKNILSQAKSGDLIIVDGLDGHVFVNPSEEIIAEYRAKQVAYDKQREEWRKLRGEATVSVDGVHVELAANIGTPNDVAGVLDNGGEGVGLYRTEFLYMGRDKLPSEEVQYTAYKTVLEKMEGKPVVVRTLDIGGDKELPYLDLPKEMNPFLGFRAIRLCLDRQDIFRTQLRALLRASVHGNLRIMFPMIATLNEFREAKAVLLEEKEKLVAEGVAVSEEIQLGIMVEIPSTAVLADQFAKEVDFFSIGTNDLIQYTMAADRMNERVSYLYQPYNPSILRLVKMVIDAAHREGRWAGMCGEMAGDATAIPLLLGLGLDEFSMSATSILPARSLISKLSRADMEKLAAKALDMQTAEQVVELVQSIEG